The following DNA comes from Haloarcula rubripromontorii.
TTAAACACTATGGTCGTGATTTCGGCTGCTGATACTGACTTGACCGACTCGGCGGGATACTCACAAAACATCTTTTACAATCACTGAATATTGGCTGACCATGGATGGCTACGACCTTGTCGATGTCGAGGTCACCCACGAGTCTGCAGACGATATTCTCGATAGCTTGTCCCAAGACGCTGCCGACCACATACAGAGCGTCCAAGCTACTCGCCTCCAGGCCGGCCAGCCGGACTCTGAACTCCGTGCACTGAAGCAGTTAGACGAGAACTCGGTGAAGATGCTCGAACATCAAGTAGATGCTGCGTATCGAGCACTTTTCGAGATGGACGGGAAAGCGCTGCTAGCCGACGAAGTCGGTTTGGGTAAGACCATCGAGGTCGGGATGATTCTGAAGGAGATGCACTTCCGGGAGACGAACGACTCGGTCCTCATCCTGACGCCAGCACAGTTGGCCAAACAGTGGCAGGCCGAACTCAGAGAGAAGTTCGGTCTCGACTTCGTCTGCAACTACGACGACGAGTTCAGCGGTTTCGACGACCACGACTACATCATCGCCAGCATCGATACCGCGAAAAGCGACCGGCATCGCTCGACGGTCCTCAAGCGGGATTGGGACGTGCTTGTCCTTGACGAGGCTCACTATGTCAAGAATGAGGATACGGACCGCTACGATCTCATCGACCGACTTACCTACAACTACGCGTTCTTCTTGACGGCGACGCCGATTCAGAACGAACTCACCGACCTCTACAATGTCGTCTCATTACTCCGCCCTGGCCTCTTCGGAACGCGAGACGTCTTCCACCAGTACTTCATCGATAGTAGTCAGGAGACGCTCGTCAACCGGGACGAGCTACACGAGCGGTTGCACAAGGTGATGATTCGGAACAGACGAGCCGAAACAGACATCGACTTCACCGACCGAACAGTTGATACGCGAACGTTCGATCCATCGCCGGCAGAGCGAGAACTCTACCAAGCAGTCTCGGACTATGTGAAGGGTGCGTACGGGCAAGACCAGGGTCAAAAGTTGGTCCTGATGCTATTGCAGAAAGAGGTCGTCAGTAGTCCTGCTGCGCTCAAACATACTATCGAGAAGCGGCTAGACGAACAGACAGAACTCACGCACGCTGACGAGTTAGAGTCGATTCTTGACCTCATTGAGAGAATTGATACGGTAACGAAACAGGAACGTCTCCTTGACATCGTTGAAGAGGCCCGTGATAACGTCGAAAAGGGGCGTGTCATCGTCTTCACACAGTTCCGGGCAACACAACGGCAAGTACTCGACAGACTCGCTTCAGAGGGCTACACCGTCCACTCGTTCCATGGTGGGCACTCCAGCGAGGAGAAAGAGCAGATTGTGAAGGACTTCGAAGAGGAAGGCGGCGTTCTTGTCTCGACCGACGCGATGAGCGAGGGCCGTAATCTCCAGTTCTGCAATATCCTCGTGAACTACGACCTACCGTGGAACCCGATGCGTGTCGAGCAGCGAATCGGTCGTATCCACCGCATCGGGCAAAAACGCAGTGTCTATATCTTTAATATGGCGCTGAAAGACACGGTTGAGGAATATGTCCTAGACCGTCTGTATCATAAGATCGATCTTTTCCAGCAGAGTGTCGGCGAACTAAGCTCGATACTGAGCCGACTAGAGGAGTCCGGAACCAGCTTCGAAGATGAAATCTTCGAGCGATTGGTCAACGCTGGTTCCGAGGTTGACTTGGAGAATGACTTCGACGACATGGCTGTTGATCTTCAGGAACAGCGCGACCTAGCCGACAAATTAGAGGAATTCAACAGTGGCGTCTTCGATGGATTCGACTTGGGAGCAAGTGATGACTGACACTGCCGTGCCCGTGACGCAGTCTGCTGTAGAAATCTTCACTGAGCAGTATCTACGAACGCTCGGCTGCGATATCGACAAGCATGACAATCGATGGGCGGTCACTACTCCGAACGAAGTCGACAGCGAGCTACTGACAGACTCACTAACGCTCGTCTGTGGCAGTGACGTCGGCGACGGGACGGCCGAGGAACTCCATCCCGAGAGTCAATTTTTCCAGACACTTCTCACCGAGGCGAGCGAGCGGACACCGACGGGGAAAATCTCTCTCGAAACGGACGATACTGCTGTTCAAATCCCAGAGTGGTTTCAGGGAAGCGACATCGAGGTGCGTTCAGCGGATTTCACACCGTACTACGACCGAACAGCACTCGTGGTACTATTCCGTGTGAGTATTGAGACAGTCAGTGAGTACCAGACAGAGCTGCTGCGGGCAGTAGCACTCGATACTCGGTCCAAGGAATTCTTGCCCACGCTGGAGGAAACCTTTCTACAGATCGCATCGCCAGATAATGAAGCGGGAACGAGTAAGCCGATGGAGATGGGGGCTGCCGACATCCAGCCTCTTCTCGACATTGCGCGAGAGGAAGTCGTCGACCGAATTCAGGAAACTATCGACGAGATCCATCAGGAAGCTTCCCGAGCAGCCGACGCCGAAGTCGAGGAGTTCCGCCAGATGCAACAGCAGCGTATCCAAGAGTTAGAAGAGCAACTATCGAACCTCTCTGCGAGAATCGACAATTTGAGACAACAAATCAATAGTAGCGACGAAGACGAACGCGTGGAAGCGCTCAAAGAGCGCAAAGAACTCAAAACCGAATATGAGGATGTCGACACCGAACTCGATGATTTGCGACAACGTCGTGATCAAGGATTCCCCGAGAGACAGCGTGAGATTCGGGCAAGACATGCGCTGGATGTTCAGATGAAGCCACTGACGATTACCGAAGTCGAATACGAAAGTGGAGAACTCGAAGTGGCTTTGGCCACTGATGATCACACATGGGACTTTGCCGCAGGATATGGGACTGGCGTCGGTATTACTGAAGCGATCAGTTGCGGTAAGTGTGGGAAAGAGTTCACTGAAACAAACCCTGTACGGGATATCGCTCGTGGGTTGATTTGCTTAGACTGTTATCGACAAGAATAGATTCGGCGGTGATAGGTTGACCCAGTCCCTGCGGGTATCCCCATCTCCCACCGCCCCATCTGATATCAGAGCGCTGACTCCGTTCGCGAGTGGCTCATCCTTCAAATACTCTACTGAGTTCCAAAACAGAAAGGTAGTCCTTTCTACGGACCCGCGAAAAGGGGTCCATTTATTGATGCGCTGACGCCGCAGGAAGTCTGCTAGGCTTCAACATCTACGGATGCATGGCAATTATCTAACAGTGAGAGTGTGGCAGGCTCCGGTGGCCTGGTGAAGCGCAAGAGAGGAGTACGGGGATGGAGCTCGCGAGAGGGTCTGTCAGAGGGCACTCAGTAGGCTCCATCCACAAGCGGGGATCGGGCTTGGGCGATGGTAGGCGGGTGTGTCGGATACTTTTCGGGGACCGCCTCCGACCGGCGGCTACCTATGTCTACTGGCTGATCTGTACTAAAACCCCGCAGCGAGTTTCTGACTCAGAAACTTTGCTTCCGATTGATTCTGTCAATCACAACGAACCAGCCGGTTTTCGTCTATCCAGACCCTCCACCGTTTCCGGAGCTTTCAGCGACGGAAGTTGTTCAGTAGTTCGTGATACTCGAGTTCTGCGATGATGAGACGACAATATCAATGACATCGTCAAGACGGCTGATCGATTCGAGAACCTCGATAGTCGTTCCAGTATCCGTACTCATCTCCCAATAGTACTTTTCACCGCCCTGACCGTCACCTGTGCGTTTCTTCCCGTCGATTATTCCAATCATATCCAACTCAAGGAGGTGGTCTCGCATCCTATCGAAGGCTAGCTTATTGACACCAATTTCTGAACAGAGATTTGAGTATTCAGAGTAAACACGGCGCGTTCGGGCTGGTTCGTCGCCATCAACAGAGACGGAGACCATGGCTGTGAGCGTTGCTTGGTCTTGGATCGTGAGGCCATTAATACTCTGAGTGATGTATCGTTTCTCAACGCGCTCTTCGGCTTCCCGGACATGGTCGTCGATAATGAGATCATCAGCATGATCGAGCGCAACTTCACCGGCCTCGTAGAGGTTGTCGATTGCCTGCCGAGCAGAACCCTTGTCCTGCGCGGCAAAGGCAGCACATAACGAAATCGCTGAGTCATCGACGGCTCCATCGACGAATGCGCGGTCAGCACGTCGCGAAAGAATCTGCTGTAGTTCCTCCGACTCATACGCGTCGAACTGGATTACTGAGTCATACAGCGAGGATTTGACCTTCGGGTCCAGATTCGACAGAAACGTGGAATCGTTCGTGATCCCAATAATCCCAAGCTTGGTGTTTTTTACGTCGCCCTGCTTCCGGGCGCGGGGAATCGAGTAGAGGATATCGTGCTTATCCCCGATTGAGTCGACTTCATCGAGGACAACCACAACGATTTCTGCGAGACTCTCAAACACATCGAACATCATTTCAAAGACCTTGTGCTGACCGTGGCCGTACGGGTTCTCACCCATGTACTGTTCGACGATATCGCAGGCAACTTTGTAGGATGATTTGTGGTTAGCACATGAGACGTAGACCGTATCTACGTCGAGATTCTGTTGATCAGCTCGCTGTTCGAACATTTCAAGAACGTGCTGCGCAGTCGCTGTTTTTCCCTGCCCAGTCTTTCCTTGGAGAAACATATTCTTTGGTGCTTCACCACGGAAGGCCCGGCGAAGTCCTCGGATTATCTCGTCCCGCTCGGATTCTCGTTCAGGAACGGATTCCGGTGTCCAGTGTTCATGGAGAACTTCTTCATCATCGAATATTTCTCCTGTGGCCCAGACATCGTCGAGATCGGACCCATCACTCATATACATACGATTAGCGTGTAGTTCGATAAGCCTTGCGTCGTTTATGTCGCGGACCACTCCCATGTCGTCAATGTCGTTAGACACACCCCTGTATCGTCAACTCCGTTGAGACATAATCTATCCGTAGCAGTTCACACACTCCCGTGTCGTCAACTCTGAGTGTCGGCAGAGTGCACTACAGCAGGAAGATCTGAACAAATGAGAGCAGAGCAGCGGCATGAACAGACACACACCCCCGTGTCGTCAACTCTGTGTACCTGGGTGAGGGGAGGGTAAAATGAGGGTGAATATCTATAGCTCCCGAAATAGCTGAGGAGAGGCTGTTAAAAGAAGAGTTTCTCTGAAAAAAGAGTAAGCGATGTCTCCTTGGGTTCTACAGCTTTCACTCTAATAGAGGGGAAGTTTTATAAGATCTTTCGACTAATGAAATCCGTACGTCACAGAACTAGGCTGTCCAGCTTGGGTGACCTAGTGTCTGGCCGGTAGTTGCCGAGATTTTCTTTCTCCCCTTCTATTTACCAGAGAGGAGGGTTCTAACGCTGTATTAATGCTATCGTGGTACTTTTTGCAAAAGAGAGGTTCCTGACCTAGTTGACGACGGGGGGGTGTGGGTGTGTGGTTTCGGACAGCTTTGAGCCGTTCGATGAGCGCGTTACTTTGGTTGTGGAAGCTCTGTGGTCGTTCTGTCTCCCGGTATGTGACGCCGAGGTCGAGATCCTCGTACATCCGGTCGAGCATCGTAACGCCGACTGGAACTGGGCGTAGTTCTCTCGCATATACTCGATTGTCTCAGCTCTCGGTATCACCGGGTGCCCCTCGCCGTGATTGACGTCGAGTGACAGACGCGGCTCAAGGACGATCTGTAGCGGGCTGTCCAGTTTGTCTCGGGGCTGTCGCTCGAATGCGGTAGGGAGGTCAAACGACTCGAAAAACCCCTCCAGGCGTCGACATCTTGCTCGCGGACAGCCAAGAACAGCGGATAGTCATCGGGGTTGCGACCGACTTGATAGCCCCCCTGTGTCCATACGTAGACGCCGTCGATCCGCGTAAACGCGAACGGCCAGTCACCGAACTGTGGGATAACGTAGTCCTATTCGATTGAGGGGGGACTGACGCCGGCGCTGGCAGCGACAAGGTCGCGTGCAGCGTCTCTCACGCGCTCGTCGACGACAAGAGGACGTCATAGTTGACGTATCCTACGTCTTTGAGACGGTTGACAACCCGGCTGACCGTTTCGTACGGCGTGTGGAGGTGTTGCGCGACGGTGGATAAAATCACTTCTCTCGATGACTAGGATGACCTGTGCCGCCGTATCGTCAAGTACCTCGTATATTTGGCAGTTACCAATAATCCGGGAACAGTTAAAATCTCATTAGCATCAGATATGCGGGGATTCGCAGGTAAAGGCTTATCAGCGTTCGTTGGTTATTGGAATGTGAGGACGCGGATTAGGCCCGCTGGGTTGAACCCTCGGGACTGATCCGGCTAGGGATGTGGGGTAGTGGCCCACGTTCTGATGACGTCCGATCTTACGGCACGATAGTCTCCAAGAGATATCTCTGAAGTTGTTGTGACTCGAGCATCTGAATTGTATTTTCCCATTGAGAGGTTACGTCAAACCCGTCGTTGTCGGGATGCCGTCCTTTGATCCACGCCGCAACACGAGTGCGTTCAAGCGTCCCATAGTCACCACCGACGCCACGGATTCGATAGAACGGGACGGGAGACACTGATGATTCACGCCAGTTTGTATCAAACCGTACAACTTCCTCAGGGAGCGTATGAACCTGCTCCGTCCCCTCGTCGATCCTGTTTCGGACGTAGCCTGCGATATAGTCGGCCGCTGTAACCTCAGGATATGTGAGATCGGCTTTCGGAAGCCCAGTCACGTATACGCCACCAAACGTCGATTGAAACGACCCATCGAAGACCTGTGACGCTTGCGTTCGGAGATGTGCCTGGCTATCCCCATACATACTCGGAGCGCCATCCGGGAT
Coding sequences within:
- a CDS encoding DEAD/DEAH box helicase yields the protein MDGYDLVDVEVTHESADDILDSLSQDAADHIQSVQATRLQAGQPDSELRALKQLDENSVKMLEHQVDAAYRALFEMDGKALLADEVGLGKTIEVGMILKEMHFRETNDSVLILTPAQLAKQWQAELREKFGLDFVCNYDDEFSGFDDHDYIIASIDTAKSDRHRSTVLKRDWDVLVLDEAHYVKNEDTDRYDLIDRLTYNYAFFLTATPIQNELTDLYNVVSLLRPGLFGTRDVFHQYFIDSSQETLVNRDELHERLHKVMIRNRRAETDIDFTDRTVDTRTFDPSPAERELYQAVSDYVKGAYGQDQGQKLVLMLLQKEVVSSPAALKHTIEKRLDEQTELTHADELESILDLIERIDTVTKQERLLDIVEEARDNVEKGRVIVFTQFRATQRQVLDRLASEGYTVHSFHGGHSSEEKEQIVKDFEEEGGVLVSTDAMSEGRNLQFCNILVNYDLPWNPMRVEQRIGRIHRIGQKRSVYIFNMALKDTVEEYVLDRLYHKIDLFQQSVGELSSILSRLEESGTSFEDEIFERLVNAGSEVDLENDFDDMAVDLQEQRDLADKLEEFNSGVFDGFDLGASDD
- a CDS encoding Cdc6/Cdc18 family protein, yielding MSDGSDLDDVWATGEIFDDEEVLHEHWTPESVPERESERDEIIRGLRRAFRGEAPKNMFLQGKTGQGKTATAQHVLEMFEQRADQQNLDVDTVYVSCANHKSSYKVACDIVEQYMGENPYGHGQHKVFEMMFDVFESLAEIVVVVLDEVDSIGDKHDILYSIPRARKQGDVKNTKLGIIGITNDSTFLSNLDPKVKSSLYDSVIQFDAYESEELQQILSRRADRAFVDGAVDDSAISLCAAFAAQDKGSARQAIDNLYEAGEVALDHADDLIIDDHVREAEERVEKRYITQSINGLTIQDQATLTAMVSVSVDGDEPARTRRVYSEYSNLCSEIGVNKLAFDRMRDHLLELDMIGIIDGKKRTGDGQGGEKYYWEMSTDTGTTIEVLESISRLDDVIDIVVSSSQNSSITNY